A single region of the Salvia splendens isolate huo1 chromosome 18, SspV2, whole genome shotgun sequence genome encodes:
- the LOC121775884 gene encoding SAGA-associated factor 29 homolog B-like isoform X2 has product MSSPDIAGILDNSKELDRLRKEQEEVLVEINKMHKKLILSPEVVEKPGDSSLSKLKMLYMQAKELSESEVSISNQLLGQLDALMPSGTQGQHRRRIGSEQKKKRVKADSEVPRLSPSMRSHLESLASLKGEQVAARITQENSGKDEWFVVKVIHFDKETREFEVLDEDPGEDEESTVQRKYKLPMSHIIPFPKRSDLSNIPDFPTGRHVLAVYPETTALYKATVCQTRKRKIDDYVVEFDDDEEDGNLPKRVVPFHRVVALPDGFRQ; this is encoded by the exons ATGTCGTCGCCGGACATTGCCGGAATCCTTGACAACTCGAAGGAGCTCGATCGGTTGAGGAAAGAGCAGGAGGAGGTGCTTGTCGAGATCAACAAGATGCATAAGAAGCTGATTTTGT CACCGGAGGTGGTTGAAAAGCCGGGTGATTCTTCACTATCGAAGCTTAAGATGTTATATATGCAAGCCAAAGAACTGTCAGAGAGTGAAGTGAG TATTTCCAATCAATTGTTAGGACAACTGGATGCATTAATGCCTTCTGGAACTCAAGGACAACATCGGAGACGGATAG GCAGTGAGCAGAAAAAGAAGAGGGTAAAGGCTGATTCAGAAGTCCCGAGGCTCTCTCCTTCAATGAGAAGTCATCTGGAGTCATTGGCAAGTTTGAAGGGTGAACAA GTGGCAGCCAGGATCACTCAAGAGAATTCCGGAAAGGATGAGTGGTTTGTGGTGAAAGTAATCCATTTTGACAAGGAAACAAGAGA atTTGAGGTGCTGGACGAGGACCCCGGTGAAGATGAAGAGAGTACTGTGCAGAG AAAATACAAGCTGCCTATGTCTCATATCATACCTTTCCCAAAACGGAGCGATCTGTCGAACATCCCCGACTTTCCTACTGGTAGGCATGTTTTAGCTGTGTATCCAGAGACCACAGCGCTATATAAAGCAACTGTATGCCAGACCCGTAAG AGGAAAATCGACGA TTATGTTGTGGAATTTGACGATGATGAAGAGGATGGAAATTTACCGAAACGGGTGGTGCCATTCCACAGGGTTGTCGCCCTTCCAGATGGATTTCGTCAGTGA
- the LOC121775882 gene encoding uncharacterized protein LOC121775882, which yields MREHKKQNAYVRQIIEDIIWTQTVARICILHMIFSKVSKKRRRAEFALAYDILNRVPMQIQRLNRLVGVTDTDCLVNCRMDRNTFGRLCSLFTELGMLRVRRFVGIEEQVAIFLGVIAHHKKNRVVRFDHWRSGNTVSFYVHEVLAAVLKLHSLFLVKPEPIREDCVDWRWKCFQGCLGALDGTYIDVLVPNEDKPRFRNRKGQITTNTLAACDRHMRFTYILPGWEGSAGDARVLRDAVTRPHGLRVPIGNYYLCDNGYANSEGFLTPYKGVRYHLQDWGPDAQIPQNAVELFNMRHTKARNVIERAFAVLKMRWGILRSASFYPLKVQINLIIACFLLHNYVRSEMPIDPLDDLLDCMPESQGAEAEGDHRDSEYVDYVEATSSWNQRRDDLANSMWAERISTMQ from the exons ATGAGGGAACATAAGAAGCAAAATGCTTATGTGAGGCAAATAATTGAGGACATAATTTGGACTCAAACCGTGGCGCGAATTTGTATACTGCACATGATTTTTAGCAAAGTTTCGAAGAAAAGGAGGCGAGCTGAATTTGCGTTGGCTTACGACATTCTGAATCGAGTACCGATGCAGATTCAACGTTTAAACAGACTCGTTGGGGTAACTGACACAGATTGTTTAGTTAATTGTAGGATGGACCGGAATACGTTTGGAAGGTTGTGTTCATTGTTTACAGAGTTGGGAATGTTACGCGTCCGGCGGTTCGTAGGGATAGAAGAGCAAGTCGCCATTTTTCTAGGTGTCATAGCACATCACAAGAAAAACCGTGTTGTTCGATTTGATCATTGGCGATCAGGGAACACAGTTTCATTCTACGTTCATGAGGTCCTTGCAGCAGTATTAAAGTTGCATTCCTTGTTCTTGGTCAAACCCGAGCCTATTCGCGAAGATTGTGTAGATTGGCGATGGAAATGTTTTCAg GGGTGTCTTGGTGCTCTTGATGGCACCTACATTGACGTTTTAGTACCAAACGAGGACAAACCACGGTTTAGGAATAGGAAGGGTCAGATAACAACCAACACTTTGGCCGCTTGCGACAGGCACATGCGTTTCACATACATATTACCCGGCTGGGAGGGATCAGCTGGCGATGCTCGAGTGCTTCGCGATGCCGTAACTCGTCCTCATGGGTTGCGAGTCCCAATAG GTAATTATTATTTGTGTGATAATGGATATGCGAACAGTGAAGGTTTTCTAACCCCTTACAAGGGGGTGAGGTATCACCTCCAAGATTGGGGTCCTGATGCGCAAATTCCACAAAATGCTGTAGAGCTCTTCAACATGCGTCATACCAAAGCTAGGAATGTAATTGAGAGAGCATTCGCGGTACTGAAGATGCGGTGGGGTATTTTGCGCAGTGCCTCCTTCTATCCCCTCAAAgttcaaataaatttaattatagcaTGCTTCCTTCTCCATAACTACGTTCGGTCTGAGATGCCAATTGATCCACTCGATGACCTTTTGGACTGCATGCCTGAGAGCCAAGGGGCTGAGGCCGAGGGAGATCATAGGGACAGTGAATACGTTGACTACGTTGAGGCAACGTCATCTTGGAATCAGCGTCGCGATGATCTGGCAAACTCGATGTGGGCTGAA CGCATATCCACAATGCAGTGA
- the LOC121775884 gene encoding SAGA-associated factor 29 homolog A-like isoform X1: MSSPDIAGILDNSKELDRLRKEQEEVLVEINKMHKKLILSPEVVEKPGDSSLSKLKMLYMQAKELSESEVSISNQLLGQLDALMPSGTQGQHRRRIEGSEQKKKRVKADSEVPRLSPSMRSHLESLASLKGEQVAARITQENSGKDEWFVVKVIHFDKETREFEVLDEDPGEDEESTVQRKYKLPMSHIIPFPKRSDLSNIPDFPTGRHVLAVYPETTALYKATVCQTRKRKIDDYVVEFDDDEEDGNLPKRVVPFHRVVALPDGFRQ, encoded by the exons ATGTCGTCGCCGGACATTGCCGGAATCCTTGACAACTCGAAGGAGCTCGATCGGTTGAGGAAAGAGCAGGAGGAGGTGCTTGTCGAGATCAACAAGATGCATAAGAAGCTGATTTTGT CACCGGAGGTGGTTGAAAAGCCGGGTGATTCTTCACTATCGAAGCTTAAGATGTTATATATGCAAGCCAAAGAACTGTCAGAGAGTGAAGTGAG TATTTCCAATCAATTGTTAGGACAACTGGATGCATTAATGCCTTCTGGAACTCAAGGACAACATCGGAGACGGATAG AAGGCAGTGAGCAGAAAAAGAAGAGGGTAAAGGCTGATTCAGAAGTCCCGAGGCTCTCTCCTTCAATGAGAAGTCATCTGGAGTCATTGGCAAGTTTGAAGGGTGAACAA GTGGCAGCCAGGATCACTCAAGAGAATTCCGGAAAGGATGAGTGGTTTGTGGTGAAAGTAATCCATTTTGACAAGGAAACAAGAGA atTTGAGGTGCTGGACGAGGACCCCGGTGAAGATGAAGAGAGTACTGTGCAGAG AAAATACAAGCTGCCTATGTCTCATATCATACCTTTCCCAAAACGGAGCGATCTGTCGAACATCCCCGACTTTCCTACTGGTAGGCATGTTTTAGCTGTGTATCCAGAGACCACAGCGCTATATAAAGCAACTGTATGCCAGACCCGTAAG AGGAAAATCGACGA TTATGTTGTGGAATTTGACGATGATGAAGAGGATGGAAATTTACCGAAACGGGTGGTGCCATTCCACAGGGTTGTCGCCCTTCCAGATGGATTTCGTCAGTGA
- the LOC121775885 gene encoding uncharacterized protein LOC121775885, with product MGTKIPQQGFFFYKSSWTAEVDSLLLSLIIKTKEMNKWSGSVIPIPILEEVAEVLTKEVGVPFTWPQLYERFQNLEERHILFDKVVKTNGVYWNANTNVVMAPEQVWKPILKENKLAAAYYYCGDPEFPRLRLLFGPQDIKQESAPLIFNISDTTVPVEDLNLMFKPLDGVGMAPTVELSVSVSSPPMPKVPKMKRNLFGDGFTNVGSQSNNEDMDPRIGKKYPPKPKKFPPSNLGSPHGSSCGSSNTHKY from the exons ATGGGAACAAAAATCCCTCAACAAGgctttttcttttacaaatcaaGCTGGACAGCTGAGGTAGATTCACTGCTGCTATCCTTGATAATCAAAACCAAAGAAATGAACAAGTGGAGCGGTTCCGTGATCCCCATACCCATCCTCGAAGAAGTGGCGGAGGTGCTCACCAAAGAAGTGGGGGTGCCATTCACATGGCCACAATTGTACGAGAGATTTCAGAACCTTGAAGAGAGACACATACTTTTCGACAAGGTAGTCAAAACCAACGGTGTGTATTGGAATGCTAACACCAACGTGGTCATGGCACCGGAGCAAGTATGGAAACCCATTTTGAAG GAAAATAAATTGGCTGCAGCTTATTACTATTGTGGGGACCCCGAATTTCCAAGATTGAGGTTGCTGTTCGGACCGCAAGATATTAAGCAGGAGAGTGCACCACTGATATTCAATATTTCTGACACTACCGTGCCCGTAGAGGATCTCAATCTGATGTTTAAGCCATTAGATGGAGTTGGAATGGCGCCGACCGTGGAGCTAAGCGTGTCCGTCTCTTCTCCTCCCATGCCCAAAGTGCCAAAGATGAAACGCAATTTGTTTGGAGACGGGTTCACGAATGTGGGTAGTCAGTCCAATAACGAGGATATGGACCCGCGTATCGGGAAGAAATACCCCCCAAAGCCGAAGAAATTTCCTCCAAGCAATTTAGGTTCGCCACATGGAAGTTCATGTGGCTCTTCGAACACCCACAAGTATTGA
- the LOC121775886 gene encoding putative B3 domain-containing protein Os03g0621600: MKVIPYEWMCEHGGSLPNLCRLQMLNGLEWVVGVTRDGRESYFDQNWNAFVSANSLGMKHVVVFSYHGEGEFKVMRFNASGCMPSTDIFVQTNDFPDWEYNPKRKDKSYYEEFSESESTDDDDTGCPVRRVEEVPTLPSFTIILLASQLDRIMCLPEIWWKTHIADHNKIQSVNLLVGDHSWNVYVKIQNDNVKIIHGWNKFVADNNLAVGSMCKFELLPAEVTKFRVSF, from the exons ATGAAGGTTATTCCTTATGAATGGATGTGCGAGCATGGAGGTAGCTTACCTAATCTCTGCAGACTCCAAATGCTCAATGGCCTTGAATGGGTGGTGGGCGTAACAAGGGATGGTCGTGAGAGCTACTTTGATCAAAACTGGAATGCATTTGTATCTGCTAATAGTCTCGGGATGAAACACGTCGTTGTTTTCAGTTACCACGGTGAAGGCGAATTCAAGGTCATGAGGTTCAATGCAAGTGGTTGTATGCCATCGACCGATATCTTCGTTCAAACTAATG aCTTTCCAGATTGGGAGTACAATCCCAAGCGTAAGGACAAATCATACTATGAGGAATTTAGTGAATCAGAATCCACTGACGACGACGACACGGGATGTCCGGTTAGACGGGTTGAGGAGGTGCCGACCCTTCCCTCTTTTACCATTATCCTTCTTGCGTCGCAACTGGACCGGATCATG TGCTTGCCTGAAATTTGGTGGAAAACCCACATTGCTGACCATAACAAAATTCAATCTGTGAATCTTTTGGTTGGTGATCATTCATGGAATGTCTACGTCAAGATTCAAAATGATAACGTGAAAATAATTCACGGTTGGAACAAATTTGTAGCAGACAACAATCTCGCCGTAGGGAGCATGTGCAAGTTCGAGTTGTTACCGGCTGAAGTCACAAAATTTCGGGTATCTTTTTAG
- the LOC121775883 gene encoding uncharacterized protein LOC121775883 has translation MSDYMRSRFTSPDVPSSQVNSRLGRSRRGNGDRTRRTWSYREEEILVVALKDLVVTGWKADNGFRTGYLGRLEEALKKHYPNTDIKATPHINSKLTSWKRCYNSLRGILSRSGVGFNLHDDYKIDCDDDQWSQIVKQDPHARYMRDKSWPFWDHWQVIFGKDRAAGGSATGLMDAVNGLYTQDTGSGSSDGGEVGNSVGSTDVPTSHPLSQTSTPPDAPVESSGNTNREKAARPAGGKKRKADHSIDGLIELLGKINDATNVRLDSLSLRIGYEFDLSKARKEVFAELGRLPGLTREQKFDAGEIILEKVERLDFFLGMPDDDRIAFVLRVLAKYGSG, from the exons ATGTCTGACTACATGCGTTCAAGGTTCACTTCCCCTGATGTGCCGAGTTCGCAAG TGAATTCCCGCCTTGGACGGTCAAGGAGAGGCAACGGTGACCGAACCCGCCGAACCTGGTCATACCGTGAGGAGGAGATTCTTGTGGTTGCGCTGAAGGACCTTGTTGTCACCGGATGGAAAGCCGATAATGGATTTCGGACAGGCTACCTTGGCAGACTCGAGGAAGCCCTGAAGAAGCATTACCCCAACACTGACATCAAAGCAACTCCTCATATTAACTCGAAGCTCACTTCCTGGAAAAGATGCTACAATTCTTTGCGTGGCATCTTAAGTCGTAGCGGTGTGGGGTTCAACCTCCACGACGACTACAAGATAGATTGCGACGACGATCAGTGGTCGCAAATTGTCAAG CAAGACCCTCATGCTCGCTACATGAGGGATAAGAGCTGGCCATTCTGGGACCATTGGCAGGTCATCTTTGGTAAGGATAGGGCTGCTGGGGGATCAGCTACTGGTTTGATGGATGCGGTCAATGGGCTTTACACTCAGGACACCGGCTCAGGCTCAAGCGATGGAGGTGAGGTTGGCAACTCTGTTGGCTCTACTGATGTGCCCACTTCTCATCCACTGAGTCAGACCAGCACTCCTCCCGATGCTCCGGTTGAAAGCTCAGGCAACACTAACCGTGAGAAAGCTGCTCGGCCTGCGGGTGGGAAAAAGAGAAAGGCTGACCATTCTATAGATGGTCTCATTGAACTGCTGGGGAAAATCAATGACGCCACCAACGTGAGGTTGGATTCTTTATCCCTCCGCATTGGTTATGAGTTCGATCTGAGCAAAGCACGGAAGGAAGTATTTGCTGAACTAGGTCGCTTGCCTGGACTGACAAGGGAGCAAAAGTTTGATGCAGGGGAGATTATTCTGGAGAAGGTGGAAAGGTTGGATTTCTTTCTTGGGATGCCGGATGATGACCGTATCGCGTTCGTGCTTCGTGTGCTTGCGAAATATGGTTCGGGATAG